The Daucus carota subsp. sativus chromosome 2, DH1 v3.0, whole genome shotgun sequence genome includes a window with the following:
- the LOC108208736 gene encoding uncharacterized protein LOC108208736 isoform X1 → MAAANALWQNIKGLNNTNKFSSYNNKKMINHTQLPNYNTHKNIISCRQASSSPAISTSTELSSSSSSSSSQWPDFAKRVSGEWDGFGADFSPEGKPFELPENVVPEAYREWEVKVHDWQTQCPTLAEPEDLIAKYKLIKLLPTVGCEADAATRHSIDERHIGGAENNVSAFAYQSNGSYAAVWCVKTQDTYNLLELEHCLVHPQDQESRVRIIQGIRVENSKFKMQNIKVFIEQWYGPFRNGESLGGCSIRDTAFACTEALNSSEVAGIWQGLSSVAIFHNSQEKNIQEFVQNKTQNLTRDGSNLVLLPRKLWCSMKEDKGETHCEVGWLFSEGNAITSKCTFSSNAELKNVSEGFLSNALGDNKLCWC, encoded by the exons ATGGCTGCTGCAAATGCATTATGGCAGAACATCAAAGGGTTgaataatacaaataaattctCATCTTACAACAACAAAAAGATGATCAATCACACCCAGCTTCCTAATTATAATACTCACAAGAACATCATTAGTTGCCGCCAAGCTTCTTCTTCCCCTGCCATCTCAACATCCACAGAgctttcttcttcatcatcatcgtcTTCTTCCC AGTGGCCTGATTTTGCCAAACGCGTATCTGGTGAATGGGATGGTTTTGGAGCAGATTTTTCCCCTGAAGGAAAACCATTTGAACTTCCAGAAAATGTTGTCCCTGAAGCTTACAGGGAATGGGAGGTTAAGGTGCATGATTGGCAGACTCAGTGCCCTACTCTGGCTGAACCGGAAGATCTCATTGCCAAGTACAAATTGATCAAACTACTTCCCACAGTTGGTTGTGAAGCTGATGCTGCTACAAGGCATAGCATAGATGAGAGACATATAGGTGGAGCGGAAAACAATGTTTCTGCTTTTGCTTATCAATCTAACGGTTCTTATGCAGCTGTTTGGTGTGTCAAAACTCAAGATACATACAATTTACTTGAGTTGGAGCACTGCTTGGTTCATCCCCAAGATCAGGAGTCACGTGTCAGAATAATTCAGGGTATTCGAGTTGAAAATAGCAAATTCAAGATGCAGAATATCAAAGTCTTTATTGAACAATGGTATGGCCCTTTCAGAAATGGGGAATCACTTGGTGGATGTTCTATTCGTGATACAGCATTTGCTTGCACCGAGGCATTAAATAGTTCAGAAGTAGCTGGGATATGGCAAGGCCTAAGTTCTGTCGCCATCTTCCACAACTCTCAAGAA AAGAATATTCAGGAATTTGTTCAAAATAAGACCCAGAACTTAACAAGAGATGGAAGCAATCTTGTACTGTTACCAAGGAAACTGTGGTGCTCCATGAAAGAAGACAAAGGGGAAACACACTGTGAGGTGGGATGGCTTTTTAGCGAGGGAAATGCCATTACATCAAAATGCACATTTTCAAGCAATGCTGAACTGAAG AATGTATCTGAGGGCTTTTTAAGTAATGCACTTGGTGACAATAAACTTTGTTGGTGCTAG
- the LOC108208790 gene encoding sister chromatid cohesion protein PDS5 homolog C isoform X2, whose translation MEKQLVERLRDAGNRLHHFPSQVDQLLSLLDQVENLLEKVDQSPSTQIQNAYSKITKALLAEPLIRHADADVQVSVASCISEITRITAPEAPYDDDKMKEVFQLIVSSFADLYDMSSRSYDKRASILETVAKIRSCVVMLDLECDGLIIEMFKHFLRSIRDDHPKNIFESMETIMTVVLEESEDVSVELLMPILAILKRGNEENSSVACKLGESVFAKCAVKLKPFLKQAVKSSGLSLEDYSQIVTTICNGSNGEVVHEEGNIVAEQLVEESRMTTSSDGMPQDAKELVPEHACEEVPLKHDDNSLSTEPLNTNINKEDKDDIDTVNLGEVDNKQERTEKKRGRKPCSPKPSEPSRIGCDIETEIICQKASDKANSSPSHNQDVPISLDKDARASPDKEELPFSPPEMLDSKVKVSLSPSKSLSKESSRKKVGVSKEKDTLAQELASVDSALKKAIDGTSSTEGKLDSALKKVIDGTSSTEGKLKTNVEKKKLSLALEDALSMDSAPEEAAEVNSDSEIKPQKQSGKRENFVQEHQSGNNLFSDTAATADGGSDLDIEAKGLPRKNGGDSDQEDEHPEGLISPSGGSNDSEKVSGKKKVNLAQEDEEPVSQKVDDKIRDFKRSGKKAIRTKKATSRVKKGNMLKRRGTSKTDTKDDSDKEEELALSASEGDERDSEAKPLVQSGKEVTSGRRGRPPKKSIKVIVSETDEDGSDSDTKVSLHSDKEKTSKPVGQSLKNSGKGNVSEAKLPGKKENKTNMDKDSRKKDATKRTVLDKNKQEKILSQSQTKGMVTSPKSTRKPLIENDPRENSKRKLTPGDYKGSGDIEYGENLVGARVKVWWPDDKQYYEGIIESFDVRRKKHKVSYTDGDEEVLVLQKEKWEFVDDGTVQEEGDKDSNPSSSAKSWKRARRNPEQLEQKQMDVSPQRGGTAATNKLKGTATKSSQKHDAKAKDKTFKITASSEEDEESEDDSMDRTHQSGNTSSGTRKVKSSLSKLKESNTSKGKSSGSSKTPETAKAKSAGTPKAGKSGGRSGKKRRRGY comes from the exons ATGGAGAAACAGCTCGTAGAGAGGCTTCGAGACGCTGGCAACAGGCTCCACCACTTTCCGTCTCAAGTCGATCAGCTTCTGTCTCTTCTCGAT CAAGTTGAGAATCTTCTAGAAAAGGTAGATCAGTCCCCTTCAACACAAATTCAAAATGCCTATTCGAAAATAACGAAAGCTTTGCTGGCCGAACCCCTTATAAGGCACGCGGATGCTGATGTTCAAGTTTCAGTTGCATCTTGCATCAGTGAGATAACTAGGATCACAGCACCAGAAGCCCCATACGATGATGACAAGATGAAG GAAGTATTTCAGCTGATTGTATCATCATTTGCGGATTTGTATGACATGTCCAGCCGATCGTATGACAAGCGTGCATCCATTCTTGAAACTGTTGCCAAGATCAGGTCATGTGTTGTAATGCTAGATCTGGAATGTGATGGGCTGATCATTGAGATGTTCAAGCACTTCCTCAGGTCAATAAG ggACGACCATCCAAAAAATATCTTCGAATCCATGGAAACAATAATGACTGTTGTACTGGAAGAAAGTGAAGATGTTTCCGTAGAACTCTTGATGCCCATACTGGCTATTTTGAAAAGGGGAAATGAG GAAAATTCATCTGTTGCCTGTAAGTTGGGGGAAAGTGTGTTTGCAAAGTGTGCAGTCAAGCTTAAGCCTTTTCTAAAACAAGCTGTGAAATCCTCGGGTCTTTCTTTAGAAGATTACAGTCAAATTGTTACTACAATATGCAATGGATCAAATGGTGAAGTTGTGCATGAAGAAGGCAATATTGTTGCAGAGCAGTTG GTTGAGGAGAGCAGAATGACCACATCTTCTGATGGGATGCCCCAG GATGCAAAAGAGCTTGTTCCAGAACATGCTTGTGAAGAGGTTCCATTGAAGCACGATGATAATAGTCTCAGTACCGAGCCTTTGAATACTAACATAAACAAAGAGGACAAGGATGATATAGATACTGTGAACTTGGGTGAAGTAGATAATAAGCAAGAAAGAACTGAaaagaaaagaggaagaaaaccTTGCTCTCCAAAACCTTCTGAACCTTCGCGTATTGGTTGTGACATAGAAACTGAGATTATTTGTCAGAAAGCAAGTGACAAAGCTAATAGCTCGCCAAGCCATAACCAGGATGTCCCTATTTCATTGGATAAGGATGCACGTGCTTCTCCAGACAAAGAAGAGCTGCCATTTTCTCCACCTGAAATGTTGGACAGTAAAGTTAAGGTCTCTTTGTCCCCAAGCAAAAGTCTTTCCAAAGAGAGTTCTCGAAAGAAGGTTGGTGTGTCGAAGGAGAAAGATACTTTGGCTCAAGAGCTTGCATCAGTGGATTCTGCTCTTAAAAAGGCAATTGATGGAACAAGTAGTACGGAAGGTAAACTGGATTCTGCTCTTAAAAAGGTAATTGATGGAACAAGTAGTACGGAAGGTAAACTGAAAACAAATGTTGAAAAGAAGAAACTTAGTTTGGCTCTGGAAGATGCGCTGTCAATGGACAGTGCTCCGGAAGAGGCAGCTGAGGTTAACAGTGACTCGGAAATTAAGCCCCAAAAGCAATCTGGAAAGAGGGAAAACTTTGTTCAAGAACATCAGTCGGGTAACAATCTATTTTCTGATACTGCAGCAACTGCAGATGGGGGTAGTGATTTGGACATTGAAGCTAAAGGGCTTCCCAGGAAGAATGGAGGGGATTCAGACCAAGAAGATGAACATCCTGAAGGTCTTATTTCCCCATCTGGCGGAAGTAATGATTCAGAAAAGGTCTCTGGTAAGAAAAAAGTAAACCTAGCTCAAGAAGACGAAGAACCTGTTTCGCAGAAGGTAGATGATAAAATTCGTGATTTTAAGCGATCTGGAAAGAAAGCCATTCGTACCAAGAAGGCAACTTCTCGTGTTAAGAAGGGCAATATGCTCAAGAGAAGAGGCACATCCAAAACGGATACCAAGGATGATAGTGACAAAGAGGAAGAGTTGGCACTGTCTGCCAGTGAGGGGGATGAAAGAGACTCAGAGGCGAAGCCTTTGGTGCAATCAGGTAAGGAGGTAACAAGCGGACGCAGGGGACGACCCCCGAAGAAGTCCATTAAGGTGATTGTGTCGGAGACCGATGAGGATGGAAGTGACTCAGACACAAAGGTATCGCTGCATTCAGATAAGGAGAAAACAAGCAAACCCGTGGGACAATCTCTGAAAAATTCAGGCAAGGGGAATGTGTCAGAGGCGAAGCTACCAGGTAAGAAGGAGAACAAAACCAACATGGATAAAGATTCTCGGAAAAAGGATGCTACCAAAAGGACTGTGCTTGATAAGAATAAACAAGAGAAAATTTTGTCGCAGTCCCAGACTAAG GGTATGGTAACATCCCCAAAGTCCACGAGAAAGCCTCTTATAGAAAATGATCCTAGAGAGAATTCAAAACGGAAGCTGACACCTGGTGACTATAAG GGTTCCGGTGATATAGAGTATGGAGAGAACCTGGTTGGTGCCAGGGTCAAAGTGTGGTGGCCTGATGATAAACA GTACTATGAAGGTATCATAGAGTCATTTGATGTTAGGAGGAAGAAACACAAG GTTTCATATACTGACGGAGATGAAGAAGTGCTAGTTCTGCAAAAGGAGAAGTGGGAATTTGTTGATGATGGAACAGTGCAG GAGGAAGGAGATAAGGATTCGAATCCTAGTTCTTCTGCAAAATC TTGGAAAAGAGCTAGGAGGAATCCTGAGCAACTGGAGCAAAAACAAATGGATGTATCACCTCAAAG AGGTGGCACTGCTGCTACAAACAAGTTAAAGGGCACAGCTACTAAATCTAGTCAGAAACATGACGCCAAAGCAAAAGACAAAACATTTAAGATCACTGCTAGTTCCGAAGAAGATGAGGAAAGTGAAGATGACTCTATGGATAGGACACACCAAAGTGGCAACACTTCAAGTGGCACGCGGAAGGTGAAGTCTAGTTTGTCCAAGCTTAAAGAAAGCAATACATCGAAGGGAAAGTCATCTGGCTCTAGCAAAACACCAGAAACTGCCAAAGCGAAGTCAGCTGGAACACCCAAAGCTGGAAAAAGTGGGGGGAGGAGTGGGAAGAAGCGGAGAAGAGGATATTGA
- the LOC108208790 gene encoding sister chromatid cohesion protein PDS5 homolog C isoform X1: MEKQLVERLRDAGNRLHHFPSQVDQLLSLLDQVENLLEKVDQSPSTQIQNAYSKITKALLAEPLIRHADADVQVSVASCISEITRITAPEAPYDDDKMKEVFQLIVSSFADLYDMSSRSYDKRASILETVAKIRSCVVMLDLECDGLIIEMFKHFLRSIRDDHPKNIFESMETIMTVVLEESEDVSVELLMPILAILKRGNEENSSVACKLGESVFAKCAVKLKPFLKQAVKSSGLSLEDYSQIVTTICNGSNGEVVHEEGNIVAEQLVEESRMTTSSDGMPQDAKELVPEHACEEVPLKHDDNSLSTEPLNTNINKEDKDDIDTVNLGEVDNKQERTEKKRGRKPCSPKPSEPSRIGCDIETEIICQKASDKANSSPSHNQDVPISLDKDARASPDKEELPFSPPEMLDSKVKVSLSPSKSLSKESSRKKVGVSKEKDTLAQELASVDSALKKAIDGTSSTEGKLDSALKKVIDGTSSTEGKLKTNVEKKKLSLALEDALSMDSAPEEAAEVNSDSEIKPQKQSGKRENFVQEHQSGNNLFSDTAATADGGSDLDIEAKGLPRKNGGDSDQEDEHPEGLISPSGGSNDSEKVSGKKKVNLAQEDEEPVSQKVDDKIRDFKRSGKKAIRTKKATSRVKKGNMLKRRGTSKTDTKDDSDKEEELALSASEGDERDSEAKPLVQSGKEVTSGRRGRPPKKSIKVIVSETDEDGSDSDTKVSLHSDKEKTSKPVGQSLKNSGKGNVSEAKLPGKKENKTNMDKDSRKKDATKRTVLDKNKQEKILSQSQTKGMVTSPKSTRKPLIENDPRENSKRKLTPGDYKGSGDIEYGENLVGARVKVWWPDDKQYYEGIIESFDVRRKKHKVSYTDGDEEVLVLQKEKWEFVDDGTVQEEGDKDSNPSSSAKSRSWKRARRNPEQLEQKQMDVSPQRGGTAATNKLKGTATKSSQKHDAKAKDKTFKITASSEEDEESEDDSMDRTHQSGNTSSGTRKVKSSLSKLKESNTSKGKSSGSSKTPETAKAKSAGTPKAGKSGGRSGKKRRRGY; encoded by the exons ATGGAGAAACAGCTCGTAGAGAGGCTTCGAGACGCTGGCAACAGGCTCCACCACTTTCCGTCTCAAGTCGATCAGCTTCTGTCTCTTCTCGAT CAAGTTGAGAATCTTCTAGAAAAGGTAGATCAGTCCCCTTCAACACAAATTCAAAATGCCTATTCGAAAATAACGAAAGCTTTGCTGGCCGAACCCCTTATAAGGCACGCGGATGCTGATGTTCAAGTTTCAGTTGCATCTTGCATCAGTGAGATAACTAGGATCACAGCACCAGAAGCCCCATACGATGATGACAAGATGAAG GAAGTATTTCAGCTGATTGTATCATCATTTGCGGATTTGTATGACATGTCCAGCCGATCGTATGACAAGCGTGCATCCATTCTTGAAACTGTTGCCAAGATCAGGTCATGTGTTGTAATGCTAGATCTGGAATGTGATGGGCTGATCATTGAGATGTTCAAGCACTTCCTCAGGTCAATAAG ggACGACCATCCAAAAAATATCTTCGAATCCATGGAAACAATAATGACTGTTGTACTGGAAGAAAGTGAAGATGTTTCCGTAGAACTCTTGATGCCCATACTGGCTATTTTGAAAAGGGGAAATGAG GAAAATTCATCTGTTGCCTGTAAGTTGGGGGAAAGTGTGTTTGCAAAGTGTGCAGTCAAGCTTAAGCCTTTTCTAAAACAAGCTGTGAAATCCTCGGGTCTTTCTTTAGAAGATTACAGTCAAATTGTTACTACAATATGCAATGGATCAAATGGTGAAGTTGTGCATGAAGAAGGCAATATTGTTGCAGAGCAGTTG GTTGAGGAGAGCAGAATGACCACATCTTCTGATGGGATGCCCCAG GATGCAAAAGAGCTTGTTCCAGAACATGCTTGTGAAGAGGTTCCATTGAAGCACGATGATAATAGTCTCAGTACCGAGCCTTTGAATACTAACATAAACAAAGAGGACAAGGATGATATAGATACTGTGAACTTGGGTGAAGTAGATAATAAGCAAGAAAGAACTGAaaagaaaagaggaagaaaaccTTGCTCTCCAAAACCTTCTGAACCTTCGCGTATTGGTTGTGACATAGAAACTGAGATTATTTGTCAGAAAGCAAGTGACAAAGCTAATAGCTCGCCAAGCCATAACCAGGATGTCCCTATTTCATTGGATAAGGATGCACGTGCTTCTCCAGACAAAGAAGAGCTGCCATTTTCTCCACCTGAAATGTTGGACAGTAAAGTTAAGGTCTCTTTGTCCCCAAGCAAAAGTCTTTCCAAAGAGAGTTCTCGAAAGAAGGTTGGTGTGTCGAAGGAGAAAGATACTTTGGCTCAAGAGCTTGCATCAGTGGATTCTGCTCTTAAAAAGGCAATTGATGGAACAAGTAGTACGGAAGGTAAACTGGATTCTGCTCTTAAAAAGGTAATTGATGGAACAAGTAGTACGGAAGGTAAACTGAAAACAAATGTTGAAAAGAAGAAACTTAGTTTGGCTCTGGAAGATGCGCTGTCAATGGACAGTGCTCCGGAAGAGGCAGCTGAGGTTAACAGTGACTCGGAAATTAAGCCCCAAAAGCAATCTGGAAAGAGGGAAAACTTTGTTCAAGAACATCAGTCGGGTAACAATCTATTTTCTGATACTGCAGCAACTGCAGATGGGGGTAGTGATTTGGACATTGAAGCTAAAGGGCTTCCCAGGAAGAATGGAGGGGATTCAGACCAAGAAGATGAACATCCTGAAGGTCTTATTTCCCCATCTGGCGGAAGTAATGATTCAGAAAAGGTCTCTGGTAAGAAAAAAGTAAACCTAGCTCAAGAAGACGAAGAACCTGTTTCGCAGAAGGTAGATGATAAAATTCGTGATTTTAAGCGATCTGGAAAGAAAGCCATTCGTACCAAGAAGGCAACTTCTCGTGTTAAGAAGGGCAATATGCTCAAGAGAAGAGGCACATCCAAAACGGATACCAAGGATGATAGTGACAAAGAGGAAGAGTTGGCACTGTCTGCCAGTGAGGGGGATGAAAGAGACTCAGAGGCGAAGCCTTTGGTGCAATCAGGTAAGGAGGTAACAAGCGGACGCAGGGGACGACCCCCGAAGAAGTCCATTAAGGTGATTGTGTCGGAGACCGATGAGGATGGAAGTGACTCAGACACAAAGGTATCGCTGCATTCAGATAAGGAGAAAACAAGCAAACCCGTGGGACAATCTCTGAAAAATTCAGGCAAGGGGAATGTGTCAGAGGCGAAGCTACCAGGTAAGAAGGAGAACAAAACCAACATGGATAAAGATTCTCGGAAAAAGGATGCTACCAAAAGGACTGTGCTTGATAAGAATAAACAAGAGAAAATTTTGTCGCAGTCCCAGACTAAG GGTATGGTAACATCCCCAAAGTCCACGAGAAAGCCTCTTATAGAAAATGATCCTAGAGAGAATTCAAAACGGAAGCTGACACCTGGTGACTATAAG GGTTCCGGTGATATAGAGTATGGAGAGAACCTGGTTGGTGCCAGGGTCAAAGTGTGGTGGCCTGATGATAAACA GTACTATGAAGGTATCATAGAGTCATTTGATGTTAGGAGGAAGAAACACAAG GTTTCATATACTGACGGAGATGAAGAAGTGCTAGTTCTGCAAAAGGAGAAGTGGGAATTTGTTGATGATGGAACAGTGCAG GAGGAAGGAGATAAGGATTCGAATCCTAGTTCTTCTGCAAAATC TCGTAGTTGGAAAAGAGCTAGGAGGAATCCTGAGCAACTGGAGCAAAAACAAATGGATGTATCACCTCAAAG AGGTGGCACTGCTGCTACAAACAAGTTAAAGGGCACAGCTACTAAATCTAGTCAGAAACATGACGCCAAAGCAAAAGACAAAACATTTAAGATCACTGCTAGTTCCGAAGAAGATGAGGAAAGTGAAGATGACTCTATGGATAGGACACACCAAAGTGGCAACACTTCAAGTGGCACGCGGAAGGTGAAGTCTAGTTTGTCCAAGCTTAAAGAAAGCAATACATCGAAGGGAAAGTCATCTGGCTCTAGCAAAACACCAGAAACTGCCAAAGCGAAGTCAGCTGGAACACCCAAAGCTGGAAAAAGTGGGGGGAGGAGTGGGAAGAAGCGGAGAAGAGGATATTGA
- the LOC108208736 gene encoding uncharacterized protein LOC108208736 isoform X2, with the protein MAAANALWQNIKGLNNTNKFSSYNNKKMINHTQLPNYNTHKNIISCRQASSSPAISTSTELSSSSSSSSSQWPDFAKRVSGEWDGFGADFSPEGKPFELPENVVPEAYREWEVKVHDWQTQCPTLAEPEDLIAKYKLIKLLPTVGCEADAATRHSIDERHIGGAENNVSAFAYQSNGSYAAVWCVKTQDTYNLLELEHCLVHPQDQESRVRIIQGIRVENSKFKMQNIKVFIEQWYGPFRNGESLGGCSIRDTAFACTEALNSSEVAGIWQGLSSVAIFHNSQEKNIQEFVQNKTQNLTRDGSNLVLLPRKLWCSMKEDKGETHCEVGWLFSEGNAITSKCTFSSNAELKEIATSRETALPQ; encoded by the exons ATGGCTGCTGCAAATGCATTATGGCAGAACATCAAAGGGTTgaataatacaaataaattctCATCTTACAACAACAAAAAGATGATCAATCACACCCAGCTTCCTAATTATAATACTCACAAGAACATCATTAGTTGCCGCCAAGCTTCTTCTTCCCCTGCCATCTCAACATCCACAGAgctttcttcttcatcatcatcgtcTTCTTCCC AGTGGCCTGATTTTGCCAAACGCGTATCTGGTGAATGGGATGGTTTTGGAGCAGATTTTTCCCCTGAAGGAAAACCATTTGAACTTCCAGAAAATGTTGTCCCTGAAGCTTACAGGGAATGGGAGGTTAAGGTGCATGATTGGCAGACTCAGTGCCCTACTCTGGCTGAACCGGAAGATCTCATTGCCAAGTACAAATTGATCAAACTACTTCCCACAGTTGGTTGTGAAGCTGATGCTGCTACAAGGCATAGCATAGATGAGAGACATATAGGTGGAGCGGAAAACAATGTTTCTGCTTTTGCTTATCAATCTAACGGTTCTTATGCAGCTGTTTGGTGTGTCAAAACTCAAGATACATACAATTTACTTGAGTTGGAGCACTGCTTGGTTCATCCCCAAGATCAGGAGTCACGTGTCAGAATAATTCAGGGTATTCGAGTTGAAAATAGCAAATTCAAGATGCAGAATATCAAAGTCTTTATTGAACAATGGTATGGCCCTTTCAGAAATGGGGAATCACTTGGTGGATGTTCTATTCGTGATACAGCATTTGCTTGCACCGAGGCATTAAATAGTTCAGAAGTAGCTGGGATATGGCAAGGCCTAAGTTCTGTCGCCATCTTCCACAACTCTCAAGAA AAGAATATTCAGGAATTTGTTCAAAATAAGACCCAGAACTTAACAAGAGATGGAAGCAATCTTGTACTGTTACCAAGGAAACTGTGGTGCTCCATGAAAGAAGACAAAGGGGAAACACACTGTGAGGTGGGATGGCTTTTTAGCGAGGGAAATGCCATTACATCAAAATGCACATTTTCAAGCAATGCTGAACTGAAG